The Quercus robur chromosome 7, dhQueRobu3.1, whole genome shotgun sequence genome has a segment encoding these proteins:
- the LOC126691455 gene encoding disease resistance protein Roq1-like, giving the protein MGTEVDSSSFPSSSSSSTAQRKYDVFLSFRGEDTCNNFVDHLFNALKGKGIHTFRENEELKKGKAIVPKFLEAIKESKFAIIILSKEYASSTWCLDELAHIVFCKEEKGMTVLPVFHYVNSFDV; this is encoded by the coding sequence ATGGGCACGGAAGTTGACTCCTCCTCTTTCCCAagttcttcttcatcttctacTGCTCAAAGGAAGTATGATGTCTTCCTTAGTTTCAGAGGCGAGGACACCTGCAACAATTTTGTGGATCATCTATTTAATGCTTTGAAAGGCAAAGGCATTCACACTTTTAGAGAAAACGAAGAACTTAAGAAAGGGAAAGCCATTGTACCAAAGTTCTTGGAAGCCATAAAAGAATCCAAATTTGCTATAATCATTCTCTCAAAAGAGTACGCATCTTCAACCTGGTGCTTGGATGAACTTGCACACATCGTTTTCTGCAAGGAAGAGAAGGGAATGACAGTTTTGCCTGTTTTTCATTATGTCAATTCATTCGATGTatga